A section of the Triticum dicoccoides isolate Atlit2015 ecotype Zavitan chromosome 7A, WEW_v2.0, whole genome shotgun sequence genome encodes:
- the LOC119327437 gene encoding gluconokinase-like, with protein sequence MAGSDLLRPDPATGLAIVIMGVSGCGKSTVAAMLADALGCGFVEADDYHSHANKEKMSRGVPLTDEDRLPWLESLRDAIRERLGRGEDVAVSCSALRLKYREVLRQGDISYKPGSYETCRVKFVCLEASAEVIAGRVERRAAEGGHFMPASLVRSQLDLLEIDAAEGITVVDATVPAHAIVQATVAQFRDELASMAC encoded by the exons ATGGCCGGCTCTGATCTCCTCCGCCCAGATCCAGCCACAG GGCTGGCCATCGTGATCATGGGAGTCAGCGGCTGCGGCAAATC GACCGTGGCGGCGATGCTCGCCGACGCGCTGGGCTGCGGCTTCGTCGAGGCGGACGACTACCACTCCCACGCCAACAAAG AGAAGATGAGCAGGGGCGTCCCGCTCACGGACGAGGACCGCCTCCCGTGGCTGGAGTCGCTGCGCGACGCCATCCGGGAGCGCCTAGGCCGCGGCGAGGACGTCGCCGTCAGCTGCTCGGCGCTGCGGCTCAAGTACAGGGAGGttctccggcagggggacatcagtTACAAGCCTGGGAGCTATGAGACCTGCAGAGTCAAGTTCGTGTGTCTAGAGGCGTCGGCGGAGGTGATCGCCGGGAGGGTCGAGCGCAGGGCGGCGGAAGGGGGCCACTTCATGCCGGCGAGCCTGGTGCGGAGCCAGCTCGACCTGCTGGAGATCGACGCGGCCGAGGGGATCACCGTCGTCGACGCCACGGTGCCCGCCCACGCCATCGTCCAAGCCACCGTCGCCCAGTTCAGGGACGAGCTGGCATCCATGGCGTGCTGA